The following proteins are encoded in a genomic region of Sorangiineae bacterium MSr12523:
- a CDS encoding acyl carrier protein — translation MSENTESDNIELHDRILAFVRDELATTTEREGLTATTPLLEAGILDSLRTARLIAWLRDDLKVRVPPLAMTGKNFHNIDRITDLVASLRATLTSAIALGKEPAR, via the coding sequence ATGTCCGAGAACACCGAGTCCGACAACATCGAGCTACACGACCGGATCCTGGCTTTCGTCCGCGACGAGCTGGCCACCACCACCGAACGCGAGGGGCTGACCGCCACGACGCCGCTGCTCGAAGCGGGGATCCTCGATTCGCTGCGTACGGCGCGGCTCATCGCCTGGCTCCGGGACGATCTGAAGGTGCGGGTACCGCCCCTGGCGATGACGGGAAAGAACTTCCACAACATCGACCGCATCACGGATCTCGTCGCCAGCCTGCGCGCCACTTTGACCAGCGCGATCGCTCTTGGGAAGGAGCCCGCGAGATGA
- a CDS encoding FAD-dependent oxidoreductase, with protein sequence MSRTPATTGRDFDFDVAVIGGGPAGSTTASYLAKAGLSVAVFESEMFPREHVGESLVPATTPVLLEIGAMDKIEAAGFPRKYGAAWTAANGDGIDPLGFRVHEHGFGTADVLFNEREQLGVDRDYTFHVDRGQFDLILLKHAESLGAKVFCGVRVHQVDFADRDRPVLDVGMGPTRTPVRARMVVDASGRSTLLGRQLKVKVPDPEFNQYAVHSWFKGLDRTALTDSGHRADYIFIHFLPLHDTWVWQIPITDTITSVGVVTQKSRFKEAKDDLEQFFWNSVASRPELFDALKQTERLRPFKSEGDYSYGMRKVADDSMLLVGDAARFVDPIFSSGVSVAMNSARLACVDIIAAAAAGDFRAHRFDTYVRRLRRGVSNWYEFISIYYRLNILFTAFVQDPRYRVGVLKLLQGDVYDDEEPPALIAMREFLAAVEADPTHLWHSKLGNLRVSQESRCLF encoded by the coding sequence ATGAGCCGCACCCCAGCGACGACCGGCCGGGACTTCGACTTCGACGTCGCGGTGATCGGCGGCGGACCGGCCGGCTCGACCACCGCGTCCTACTTGGCTAAGGCCGGACTGTCCGTGGCCGTGTTCGAGAGTGAGATGTTCCCCCGGGAGCACGTCGGGGAGTCGCTGGTGCCGGCGACCACACCGGTTTTGCTCGAAATCGGGGCCATGGACAAGATCGAGGCGGCCGGGTTTCCGCGCAAGTACGGCGCGGCCTGGACGGCGGCGAACGGCGACGGGATCGACCCGCTGGGATTTCGCGTGCACGAACACGGGTTCGGCACCGCCGACGTGTTGTTCAACGAGCGCGAGCAACTCGGCGTCGACCGCGACTACACCTTTCACGTCGACCGCGGCCAGTTCGACCTGATCCTGCTCAAGCACGCCGAGAGCCTCGGCGCGAAGGTGTTCTGCGGTGTCCGGGTGCACCAGGTCGACTTCGCCGACCGGGACCGCCCGGTCCTCGACGTCGGCATGGGGCCCACCCGTACGCCGGTGCGCGCCCGCATGGTGGTGGACGCCAGCGGCCGTTCGACACTACTCGGCCGTCAGCTCAAGGTGAAGGTGCCCGACCCGGAGTTCAACCAGTACGCCGTGCACAGCTGGTTCAAGGGTCTCGACCGGACCGCGCTGACCGACAGCGGTCATCGGGCCGACTATATCTTCATCCACTTCCTCCCGCTGCACGATACCTGGGTGTGGCAGATCCCGATCACGGACACCATCACCTCGGTCGGTGTCGTCACGCAGAAGTCCCGTTTCAAGGAAGCAAAGGACGACCTCGAACAGTTCTTCTGGAACTCCGTGGCGAGCCGGCCCGAACTGTTCGACGCGCTCAAACAGACCGAGAGGCTGCGTCCGTTCAAATCGGAGGGCGACTACAGCTACGGGATGCGCAAGGTCGCCGACGACTCGATGCTCCTGGTCGGGGACGCCGCCCGGTTCGTCGACCCGATCTTCTCCAGCGGTGTGTCGGTCGCGATGAACAGCGCCCGCCTCGCCTGCGTCGACATCATCGCCGCGGCGGCGGCCGGCGACTTCCGCGCGCACCGGTTCGACACCTACGTCCGCAGGCTCCGGCGCGGCGTGTCGAACTGGTACGAGTTCATTTCGATCTACTACCGGCTCAACATCCTCTTCACCGCGTTCGTACAGGACCCCCGTTATCGCGTGGGCGTGCTGAAGCTGTTGCAGGGAGACGTCTACGATGACGAGGAACCGCCCGCGCTGATCGCGATGCGCGAGTTCCTCGCGGCCGTCGAGGCCGATCCGACCCATCTCTGGCATTCCAAGCTGGGCAATCTTCGCGTCTCCCAGGAGTCGAGATGCCTATTCTGA
- a CDS encoding ketoacyl-ACP synthase III family protein, with amino-acid sequence MRPANVFLSGLGCWLPPAYPASEAVASGLYDATAYAESKLRGVRVAGSESPPEMAVCAARTALDRSPGGAAAIGTVLHCSAFYQGPELWSPAAYIMRELGITGAGGTEIRNGCNSMLSGLQLAAALLSHQPASRPDILLSTADNFNSPLINRWDVGSMGVVGADAASSVVVSPVAGFASVDAVVSRVYPEFEGMARGDEPLFPPTGSAGRRIDPVARAQQFNERVREIGGMSVPEGIAKACSETAFAALDEAGVEAGDLRWVLVPNGDEATTRNCMMEPLGLDVSRSQWEFGCGIGHASSNDQFIALDHLLRSGQLDAGDHVLIFGGAPGWSAMAVILTITEVPRWARGSTGHEVLATSPGGGAH; translated from the coding sequence ATGAGGCCGGCGAACGTGTTCCTGTCCGGTCTCGGGTGCTGGCTGCCACCCGCGTACCCCGCTTCCGAGGCGGTCGCCTCGGGCCTGTACGACGCCACGGCCTACGCCGAGAGCAAGCTGCGCGGTGTTCGGGTCGCCGGGTCGGAGTCGCCACCGGAAATGGCGGTGTGCGCCGCGCGGACGGCACTCGACCGGTCCCCCGGCGGTGCTGCAGCGATCGGGACGGTGCTGCACTGCTCGGCGTTCTACCAGGGGCCCGAGTTGTGGTCGCCGGCCGCGTACATCATGCGGGAGCTGGGCATCACGGGGGCAGGCGGCACCGAGATCCGTAACGGGTGCAACAGCATGCTCAGCGGTCTCCAACTGGCGGCCGCCCTGCTGTCGCACCAGCCGGCCAGCCGTCCGGACATCCTGCTAAGCACGGCGGACAACTTCAACTCGCCGTTGATCAACCGGTGGGACGTCGGCTCGATGGGTGTGGTCGGCGCCGACGCGGCCAGCTCGGTCGTGGTCAGCCCGGTCGCCGGCTTCGCCAGCGTCGACGCGGTCGTCTCGCGGGTCTATCCGGAGTTCGAGGGGATGGCGCGCGGCGACGAGCCGCTGTTCCCGCCCACCGGATCGGCGGGCCGGCGGATCGACCCCGTGGCACGCGCCCAGCAGTTCAACGAGCGCGTGCGGGAGATCGGCGGGATGAGTGTCCCCGAGGGCATCGCGAAAGCCTGCTCGGAGACGGCGTTCGCCGCCCTGGACGAGGCCGGCGTCGAGGCCGGGGACCTGCGCTGGGTCCTCGTGCCCAACGGTGACGAGGCGACCACCCGCAACTGCATGATGGAGCCGCTCGGCCTGGACGTCTCCCGTTCGCAGTGGGAGTTCGGCTGCGGAATCGGGCACGCCTCGTCCAACGACCAATTCATCGCCCTCGACCATCTTCTCCGCTCCGGCCAGCTCGACGCGGGCGACCATGTCCTGATCTTCGGTGGCGCTCCGGGATGGTCGGCCATGGCGGTGATCCTCACCATCACCGAAGTGCCTCGCTGGGCACGGGGATCGACCGGACACGAGGTGTTGGCGACGTCACCAGGAGGAGGCGCGCATTGA
- a CDS encoding SDR family NAD(P)-dependent oxidoreductase — protein sequence MTRQKDPVAMEPIAIVGMACEFPGADGVAAFWKMQLDGVDATTDVPADRFPIDTFHDPRPRTPGRTISRRGGFLPDIRGFDARYFGISGREASHMDPQQRLLLQTAAAAVRDAGLTLEQLAGSPTAVVVGQRTAEYWDLLRAAGALDIYANIGTSRSVLSGRLSFFFDLRGPSTSVDTACSSSLVAVHQACAALRSGEATLALAAGVNLVLTPEESITFSQADMLSADGLCKFGAAGADGFVRSDGVGVVVLKPLARAEADGDRIYAVIHGSAVENEGRSSGYLMTPSETAQIDMMRHTCARGGVDPRVVGYVEAHGTGTPIGDPIELRGLDAVYGTGAGRTPADPLLVGSVKTNIGHTEAAAGIAAVIKAALCVARGVIPPSLHSGRLTDAVDWDRMAVEIPQATRDWGRDGTLRYAAVSSFGISGTNAHVVLGEHRPTVVPPPADHRPYLLALSAHTPAALSELADAYADFLGPDGEGRRHTLRDVSFSALTRSTHHRHRMTVLALDHDQVVRQLRKGRPVVVANPGAAWKTVFVFPGQGSQWAGMGLRLLRTSAVFRETVEQCDRHVRAERGWSVLDRLATDNPADWPIDVVQPLLWAMEVGLAALWRSWGVTPDVVIGHSMGEVAAACVAGALTLADGAAVICRRSALLKEIAGAGSMAAVDLPADELRRRLADVPDVDVAASNAPRRAIISGHAPAVEKVLAELAEQEVFARVVKVDVASHSNQVDSLLDALRAALEPIRPRKAELPLRSTVTGDLLTGEELDAGYWVRNLRDEVRFHAAVDVETAETGSAVVIEMSPHPILTSAVKECLPQERVGDQVVPSLLRDTDDLTALLTSAGQLYQAGYPLRHGALFDEPAAYVGLPAYPWQRAEFWFEPLAEPHVPGEHPLLGAHTVLDDGTHRWEGPIDLSRNAYLLDHRMRDQVILPGAAYLELASVAGATVTATDVVVRCVRYEQALFLTAEAPPLLRVTLRRTGRLWRFDIATADGTGWIRHAHGQLEEASPDLPLLDLPGETPHQIATRVPDHLSGAEFYRRLAARSNEWHGVFQSIGQVWRGADEALAEVVVPPGLAEYERHHVHPAVLDACEQVLAATLPDLAVPGEEHAFILSSVDAFRRHRPLTGTLYSHVVRRDLTAESFSGDIAIRDEQGTLVAEFRGLRFRWLLRRTQPGPLVDWLYEARWKPAAAPVPRAATGAWLVFEDEDFGPRLAPAHGTRISVLPGERYERTGVGAYRIDPFRFDDYARLLSEVGRAHPDGVAAVVHLWGLRAAQQVGAVPLGLGSALLVDRALSIVQWDGSLPRLVLVTRGAETVTKGDGVPDADQAAIWGFGRTAASELFDVRHTLIDLDPAHGTTQIAALAREIEAADAAEDQIALRADARYVLRLRRSSPAPGAPGGDGITEVVSAVGSRTGLVRAEVEARPPAAGQVQIAAAYGGVGFRDVLQAGGTDPGPDDGRLGWETAGVVTATGTGVRGLQVGDRVVAVARPGLATRILADRRLTHRVPDGLGLKEAATVPVSYLTAWYGLIELAALREGEKVLIHSATGGVGLAAIQVARWRGAEIFATAGSERRRALLRTMGVDHVADSRGDFATPLLETTLGAGVDVILNSLTGAAADRNFGLLAPYGRYVELAKPDGRSTVPGNLPPNGCFHVLDLAARCREHPGQAGALLGRILRLVAAGELAPLPAEVYPLDDVGSAFDDMAATRHIGKVLIDLQVPAGPPAPAATAMRPDATYLVTGGAGGIGSELARWLVAHGARHLLLTGRSVPGPASPDGGDLAALLEELRGQGAEVQYAPVDTSDERSMRRLVDVRRAAGRPPVRGVFHTAGVFLYKPIGETTLRDLEAVLRPKVAGARVLDRLFADDLDHFVLFSSGNALLASPQVAAGAAANAALDAIARGRRGRGHRALTVNWGFWTDRGMAARAGAELGRNLIPRGMAGFTAEAGLAVLDHLLATDAGDTVVMPVDWARWRAAYPVAAASPFLRDVVDGAPEPPAPVPAPQVAPVPPSAPRLRPAPPAPPPRKVATNGNGTAPANPGPAPAAPVDRAKLFLATVAAILRVSAEHLDPDRDLTSQGLDSLMAAQLRQEVHRSHGVLLPAKKILSQMTLSDLTDQLVPHQA from the coding sequence TTGACGCGGCAGAAGGACCCGGTGGCCATGGAACCGATCGCGATCGTGGGGATGGCGTGCGAGTTCCCCGGCGCGGACGGTGTCGCGGCGTTCTGGAAAATGCAGCTCGACGGGGTGGACGCCACCACCGACGTGCCCGCCGACCGGTTTCCCATCGACACCTTCCACGACCCCCGCCCGCGCACGCCAGGACGGACCATCAGTCGCCGCGGCGGCTTTCTGCCCGACATCCGGGGCTTCGACGCCCGCTATTTCGGCATCTCCGGCCGCGAGGCCAGCCACATGGACCCGCAGCAGCGGCTACTCCTCCAGACCGCCGCCGCGGCCGTGCGGGACGCGGGACTGACGTTGGAGCAGTTGGCCGGAAGCCCGACCGCGGTCGTCGTCGGGCAGCGCACCGCCGAGTACTGGGACCTGCTGCGAGCCGCCGGGGCGCTGGACATCTACGCCAACATCGGGACCTCCCGCAGCGTCCTGTCCGGCCGCCTGTCGTTCTTCTTCGACCTGCGCGGGCCGAGCACCTCCGTCGACACCGCCTGCTCGTCGTCGCTGGTCGCCGTGCACCAGGCGTGCGCCGCGCTGCGCAGCGGGGAGGCGACCCTCGCGCTGGCCGCGGGCGTCAACCTGGTGCTCACCCCGGAGGAGAGCATCACGTTTTCCCAGGCGGACATGCTGTCGGCGGACGGGCTGTGCAAGTTCGGCGCGGCCGGCGCCGACGGCTTCGTCCGCAGTGACGGCGTCGGTGTCGTCGTCCTCAAGCCGCTGGCGCGGGCCGAAGCGGACGGGGACCGGATCTACGCGGTCATCCACGGCTCGGCGGTCGAAAATGAGGGCCGCAGCAGCGGCTACCTGATGACCCCTTCGGAGACCGCCCAGATCGACATGATGCGGCACACCTGTGCCCGCGGCGGCGTCGACCCGCGGGTCGTCGGCTACGTGGAGGCGCACGGCACCGGCACACCCATCGGCGACCCGATCGAACTGCGCGGCCTGGACGCGGTGTACGGCACCGGAGCGGGTCGCACCCCCGCGGACCCCCTGCTGGTCGGCTCGGTGAAGACGAACATCGGCCACACCGAGGCGGCCGCCGGCATCGCGGCCGTCATCAAGGCGGCGCTCTGCGTCGCGCGGGGTGTGATCCCGCCCAGCCTGCACAGCGGCCGGCTGACCGACGCGGTGGACTGGGACCGCATGGCGGTGGAGATCCCGCAGGCCACCCGCGACTGGGGCCGCGACGGCACTCTCCGGTACGCCGCCGTCAGCTCGTTCGGCATTTCCGGCACCAACGCCCACGTCGTGCTCGGCGAGCACCGTCCCACGGTCGTACCGCCGCCCGCCGATCACCGGCCGTACCTGCTCGCGCTGTCGGCGCATACGCCCGCCGCGCTGTCGGAACTCGCCGACGCCTACGCGGACTTCCTCGGACCGGACGGGGAAGGCCGCCGGCACACTCTGCGCGACGTCAGTTTCAGCGCGCTGACCCGCAGCACCCATCACCGACACCGGATGACCGTTCTCGCCCTGGATCATGACCAGGTCGTCCGGCAGCTTCGCAAGGGACGGCCGGTCGTCGTCGCCAACCCCGGCGCCGCGTGGAAGACCGTCTTCGTGTTCCCCGGCCAGGGCTCTCAGTGGGCCGGAATGGGGCTCCGCCTCCTGCGGACCTCCGCGGTCTTCCGGGAAACGGTCGAGCAGTGTGACCGGCACGTCCGCGCCGAGCGTGGCTGGTCGGTGCTCGACCGCCTGGCCACCGACAACCCGGCGGACTGGCCGATCGACGTGGTGCAGCCGCTGCTCTGGGCGATGGAGGTCGGGCTGGCCGCGCTTTGGCGGTCGTGGGGCGTCACGCCCGACGTGGTGATCGGGCACAGCATGGGCGAGGTCGCGGCCGCCTGCGTCGCCGGCGCGCTCACCCTGGCCGACGGCGCCGCGGTGATCTGCCGCCGCAGCGCGCTGCTCAAGGAGATCGCCGGCGCCGGGTCCATGGCCGCCGTCGACCTGCCCGCCGACGAGCTGCGGCGGAGACTCGCCGACGTGCCGGACGTCGACGTCGCGGCGAGCAACGCCCCACGGCGCGCCATCATCTCGGGGCACGCGCCCGCGGTGGAGAAAGTGCTGGCCGAGTTGGCCGAGCAGGAGGTCTTCGCCAGGGTCGTGAAGGTGGACGTGGCCTCGCACAGCAATCAGGTCGACTCCCTGCTGGACGCGCTGCGCGCCGCCCTTGAGCCGATCCGGCCCCGCAAGGCCGAGCTGCCGCTGCGCTCGACGGTGACCGGTGACCTGCTGACCGGCGAGGAGCTGGACGCCGGCTATTGGGTGCGCAACCTCCGCGACGAGGTCCGGTTCCACGCGGCCGTCGACGTCGAGACCGCCGAGACCGGGTCGGCGGTCGTCATCGAGATGAGCCCGCACCCGATCCTCACCTCGGCGGTGAAGGAGTGCCTGCCGCAGGAACGCGTTGGTGACCAGGTGGTGCCGTCGCTGCTGCGCGACACCGACGACCTGACCGCGCTGCTGACCTCCGCCGGGCAGCTCTACCAGGCCGGATATCCGCTGCGCCACGGCGCGCTGTTCGACGAGCCGGCCGCGTACGTGGGGCTGCCGGCCTATCCGTGGCAGCGCGCCGAGTTCTGGTTCGAGCCGCTGGCCGAACCGCACGTCCCTGGCGAACACCCACTGCTCGGCGCGCACACCGTCCTCGACGACGGCACGCACCGGTGGGAAGGCCCCATCGACCTTAGCCGCAATGCCTACCTGCTTGATCATCGAATGCGGGACCAGGTCATCCTGCCGGGCGCGGCGTACCTGGAACTGGCGTCGGTGGCAGGCGCCACCGTGACCGCTACCGACGTCGTCGTCCGGTGCGTCCGCTACGAGCAGGCGCTCTTCCTCACCGCGGAGGCCCCGCCGCTGTTGCGGGTAACGCTGCGGCGAACGGGTCGGCTGTGGAGGTTCGACATCGCCACCGCCGATGGCACCGGCTGGATCCGGCACGCGCACGGCCAGCTGGAGGAAGCGTCCCCCGACCTCCCCCTCCTGGACCTGCCAGGGGAAACTCCCCACCAGATCGCCACCCGCGTTCCCGACCACCTCAGCGGCGCGGAGTTCTACCGCCGGCTCGCGGCTCGCAGCAACGAGTGGCACGGCGTCTTCCAGAGCATCGGGCAGGTGTGGCGTGGTGCGGACGAGGCGCTGGCCGAGGTCGTCGTCCCGCCCGGCCTCGCCGAGTACGAACGGCACCACGTCCATCCGGCTGTCCTCGACGCCTGTGAGCAGGTGCTCGCGGCCACCCTGCCCGATTTGGCGGTCCCCGGCGAGGAACACGCCTTCATCCTGTCGTCGGTCGACGCGTTCCGCCGCCACAGGCCACTGACCGGGACCTTGTACAGCCATGTGGTGCGGCGTGATCTGACGGCCGAGTCGTTCAGCGGCGACATCGCCATCCGCGACGAGCAGGGCACGCTGGTGGCCGAGTTCCGCGGCCTGAGGTTCCGCTGGCTGCTGCGCAGGACACAGCCGGGCCCGCTGGTCGACTGGCTCTACGAGGCGCGGTGGAAGCCGGCCGCCGCCCCGGTGCCGCGGGCGGCCACCGGTGCCTGGCTGGTGTTCGAGGACGAGGATTTCGGGCCCCGGCTCGCCCCGGCGCACGGCACGCGGATCTCCGTACTGCCCGGCGAGAGGTACGAGCGCACGGGCGTTGGGGCGTACCGCATCGACCCGTTCCGGTTCGACGACTACGCCCGGCTCCTGTCCGAGGTCGGCCGCGCTCACCCCGACGGCGTCGCAGCCGTGGTCCACTTGTGGGGCCTACGGGCGGCACAGCAGGTGGGTGCGGTGCCGCTGGGGCTCGGCAGCGCGCTGTTGGTGGACCGGGCGCTATCCATCGTGCAATGGGACGGCTCGCTCCCACGGCTCGTACTCGTCACCCGTGGTGCTGAGACGGTCACGAAGGGTGATGGAGTGCCGGATGCGGACCAGGCTGCCATCTGGGGCTTCGGACGTACGGCGGCGAGCGAGCTGTTCGACGTCCGGCACACCCTCATCGACCTGGACCCGGCCCACGGAACAACACAGATCGCAGCGCTGGCCCGGGAGATCGAGGCGGCCGACGCGGCCGAGGACCAGATCGCGCTGCGGGCGGACGCCCGGTACGTCCTGCGGCTGCGTCGCAGCTCCCCAGCACCGGGCGCACCGGGCGGCGACGGAATCACGGAGGTCGTGTCGGCGGTCGGCAGCCGCACGGGCCTGGTGCGCGCGGAGGTCGAGGCGCGTCCCCCGGCCGCCGGCCAGGTGCAGATCGCCGCGGCGTACGGTGGGGTCGGTTTCCGTGACGTGCTCCAGGCCGGCGGGACCGATCCCGGTCCGGACGACGGCCGACTGGGTTGGGAGACCGCCGGAGTCGTGACGGCGACCGGTACCGGAGTGCGCGGACTACAGGTGGGGGATCGCGTGGTCGCCGTCGCCCGTCCGGGACTGGCCACGCGGATCCTCGCCGACCGGCGGCTGACCCACCGGGTCCCTGACGGTCTCGGTCTCAAGGAGGCCGCCACCGTGCCCGTCTCCTACCTGACGGCCTGGTACGGCCTCATCGAGCTGGCCGCGCTCCGCGAGGGCGAGAAGGTCCTCATCCACTCGGCCACCGGCGGCGTGGGACTCGCCGCGATCCAGGTTGCCAGGTGGCGGGGCGCCGAGATCTTCGCCACCGCCGGCAGCGAGAGGCGGCGAGCCTTGCTGCGGACGATGGGCGTCGACCACGTCGCCGACTCTCGGGGCGACTTCGCCACTCCACTGCTGGAGACGACGCTGGGAGCGGGGGTGGACGTCATCCTCAACTCGCTGACCGGAGCCGCCGCCGACCGGAATTTCGGCCTGCTCGCCCCGTACGGGCGCTACGTGGAACTGGCCAAGCCCGACGGCCGGTCGACCGTGCCGGGCAACCTGCCACCCAACGGTTGCTTCCACGTCCTCGACCTCGCCGCGCGTTGCCGGGAACACCCCGGGCAGGCCGGGGCGCTGCTCGGCCGGATACTGCGCCTGGTCGCGGCCGGGGAACTCGCTCCGCTGCCCGCCGAGGTCTACCCACTGGACGACGTCGGCTCGGCGTTCGACGACATGGCCGCGACCCGGCACATCGGCAAGGTGCTCATCGACCTGCAGGTCCCGGCGGGCCCACCCGCGCCCGCAGCGACCGCGATGCGGCCGGACGCCACCTACCTGGTGACCGGCGGCGCCGGCGGCATCGGCTCCGAGCTGGCCCGCTGGCTCGTCGCCCACGGCGCCCGCCACCTGCTGCTCACCGGCCGTTCGGTGCCCGGCCCGGCCTCGCCGGACGGCGGCGACCTCGCGGCCCTGCTGGAGGAACTGCGCGGCCAGGGCGCCGAGGTGCAGTACGCCCCGGTGGACACGTCCGACGAGCGGTCGATGCGCCGGCTGGTCGACGTCCGCCGCGCCGCCGGCCGTCCACCGGTGCGGGGCGTCTTCCACACCGCCGGCGTCTTCCTGTACAAGCCGATCGGTGAGACCACCCTGCGAGACCTGGAGGCCGTGCTGCGGCCGAAGGTGGCGGGCGCCCGCGTGCTGGATCGTCTCTTCGCGGACGATCTCGACCATTTCGTGCTGTTCTCCTCCGGGAACGCCCTGCTGGCCTCACCCCAGGTCGCGGCGGGTGCCGCCGCCAACGCGGCCCTCGATGCGATCGCCCGTGGCCGTCGCGGCCGGGGACACCGGGCGCTCACGGTGAACTGGGGCTTCTGGACCGACCGGGGCATGGCCGCGAGGGCGGGGGCCGAACTCGGGCGAAACCTGATCCCGCGCGGCATGGCGGGCTTCACCGCCGAGGCTGGGCTCGCCGTACTGGACCATCTCCTGGCCACAGACGCCGGGGACACCGTGGTCATGCCGGTGGACTGGGCGCGGTGGCGGGCCGCGTACCCGGTCGCGGCCGCTTCCCCGTTCCTGCGGGACGTCGTCGACGGCGCGCCCGAGCCGCCGGCCCCCGTGCCCGCACCCCAGGTCGCCCCGGTTCCGCCCAGCGCGCCGCGGCTCCGGCCAGCACCCCCGGCGCCGCCCCCGCGAAAGGTGGCCACAAACGGGAACGGGACGGCGCCAGCCAACCCGGGGCCAGCGCCAGCGGCTCCCGTGGACCGGGCGAAACTGTTCCTGGCCACGGTCGCCGCCATCCTGCGCGTCAGCGCCGAGCATCTCGATCCGGACCGAGACCTGACCAGCCAGGGACTCGACTCACTGATGGCGGCCCAGCTCCGCCAGGAGGTGCACCGCTCGCACGGGGTACTGCTGCCGGCCAAGAAGATTCTCAGCCAGATGACGCTCAGCGACCTCACCGACCAGCTGGTGCCACACCAGGCTTGA
- a CDS encoding transposase produces MSSWEKLAEPVARVVVDAAWEQAVTKCQVMGIDATGVRIMDSAHDRRAHIWVLLADRAQVFFRYSALHTRDMPKSWLDGFQDIVVADASSVYDDLFRPRYGATEAGGMAHCRRKYFFAMPTDARARPLSNSPTHSLP; encoded by the coding sequence TTGAGCTCCTGGGAAAAGCTTGCCGAGCCCGTGGCGCGCGTCGTCGTCGATGCGGCATGGGAGCAGGCGGTGACCAAGTGCCAGGTGATGGGCATCGACGCAACGGGGGTCCGCATCATGGACAGCGCGCACGATCGAAGAGCCCATATCTGGGTGCTGCTTGCCGACCGCGCACAGGTCTTTTTCCGTTATTCGGCGCTTCACACCCGCGATATGCCAAAAAGCTGGCTCGATGGATTCCAAGATATCGTGGTGGCGGACGCCTCGAGCGTATACGACGACCTCTTTCGCCCGCGCTATGGGGCGACGGAGGCGGGGGGTATGGCCCATTGCAGGCGCAAGTATTTCTTTGCCATGCCGACCGATGCTCGCGCACGACCTTTGTCGAACTCGCCGACACACTCTTTGCCGTAG
- a CDS encoding phage integrase N-terminal SAM-like domain-containing protein, which yields MLEAPAAKEAAVGVLRDRMMQDLELAGYAERTKRAYLDCIRAFVKFARRSPAEMGSEEVRRWVEHLGLSGVGAGRMHQHIAALRFFYTKTVYRPDAVSFYRTRSFQTGYPWC from the coding sequence GTGTTGGAAGCACCGGCCGCGAAGGAGGCTGCCGTGGGTGTTCTACGCGATCGAATGATGCAGGATCTCGAGCTGGCCGGCTACGCGGAGCGCACGAAAAGAGCGTATCTGGACTGTATCCGGGCCTTCGTGAAGTTTGCACGGCGCTCGCCAGCCGAAATGGGCTCGGAGGAAGTTCGCCGGTGGGTCGAGCATCTCGGTCTAAGTGGCGTTGGTGCGGGACGGATGCATCAGCATATTGCCGCGCTCCGGTTCTTCTACACGAAAACCGTATATCGCCCCGACGCGGTGTCTTTTTATCGTACCCGAAGCTTCCAGACCGGCTACCCGTGGTGCTGA